CCTTTCACCCAGGTGGTCACGACCCGGTGCCGGAGCCGGGCGATCGCCGCCGTGCCGACGTGACTGGAGCCTGAGAATTGAGTCTCGACTGGATCTACTACGCGATCTCGTGGATCCTGCTGACCTGGCACTCGGCCTGGGACGCCATCGGGGTGCCGGTCGGCGCGGTCATCGGCACGAACTGGGCCTGGATCCTCGCCATCATCTTCCTGGTGGTGACGGTCCGGGTGATCCTGTTCCCGGTCTTCGTCAAGCAGATCAAGTCGCAGCGTGCCATGCAGGCGCTCCAGCCGAAGGTCAAGGAGCTCCAGGAGAAGCACAAGGGTGACCGGGAGACGCTCCAGAAGGAGATGATGGAGCTCTACCGGAAGGAAAAGGCCAACCCCCTGATGGGCTGCCTTCCGATGTTCCTCCAGATCCCCGTCTTCCTGGGCCTGTTCCACACCCTCAAGCGGCTCAACCCGGAGAACCAGGGCAAGACGCTCTACGGCTGGACCGTCGACCAGTTCAACAGCGCCTCCAGCGCGAAGCTCTTCACCGCTCCGATCTCCGGCCGGTTCGGCTCCACCGCCGCCGACCTGGCGCCGCTGGGCGCGAACACCAACACGGTCAAGCTGATCGCCGGCGTCCTGGTGCTCATCATGATCGCCACGACCTACCTGACGAGCCGTCAGATGATCCTGAAGACCGGCTGGGCCGAGGACCCGCAGCAGCGCATGGTGCAGCGGCTGATGCTCTACGGCATCCCGGTCTCGCTGCTGGTCTCGGGTTCGATCTTCCCGATCGGTGTGATCATCTACTGGGTCACCAACAACCTCTTCACGCTCGGCCAGCAGCAGTGGGTGCTGCGGAAGTTCCCGCCGCTGGTGCCGCCGAAGAAGAACACCACCACCGGCGGCAAGAGCCCGGTGCAGCCGGCCAAGACCGGTGGACTGCTCGGCCGCAAGACCGCGCAGCCGGCGGCGAAGGCCCCGGCCGCCGCGCCGAAGGTGGCCGGGCCGAAGCCGGGCGCCAAGCCGGTCAACCCGAAGAAGAGTGGTGGGCGCCCCGCCAAGCGACAGGGCTGAACACCCTCCCGGGCCACCGCCGCGAACGGCGGTGGCCCGTCCGGTCCCCGAGCTGCGACCGAGAGTCGGCGCCGGGCCGGAACCGCCGCGCACCGCGCGGTCAGGGGCGGAACGCCCGTAGGACGTGCCCGAGGGGCATCCGGCGAACGTCCCGCCGGCCCTCGGGAGACCAGCGGACCCTCGACGGTCCGGCCGAGCGAGTACGGAGATGAGACCGTGACCGACACCAGCATCCCCAGCGCTGACCAGCCCGTGGACGAGGAGACCGTCGAGGCGACCTCCACCGGGACCGAGGAGGACGTGCCCGAGGAGGACGCGACCGAGACCCGGCAGAAGAAGGCCCCGGCCGACAGCGACCTGTTCCGGCAGAGCGAGATCGCCGCCGACTACGTCGAGGGCCTGCTGGACATCCTCGACTACGACGGCGACATCGACGAGCTGGTCTCCGGCGGCCGGCCGGTCGTCGAGGTGGTCGGCGGTCGCCTCCAGAGCCTGGTCGGCCAGCGCGGCGCCACCCTGGAGGCGCTCCAGGAGCTGACCCGCCTCGCGGTGTTCCGGCAGACCGGCACGCCGAGCCGTCTGCTGCTCGACGTCGGCGGCTACCGGGCCGCGCGCCGCAAGGAGCTGGCCGCGGTCGCCAAGAACGCGGTCGAGAAGGTCAAGGAACACGGCGAGGCGGTACGCCTCGAGCCGATGTCCGCGTTCGAGCGCAAGTGCGTGCACGACGTGGTCAACGCGATGAGCGGCGTGGAGAGCGAGTCCGAGGGCGTGGAGCCGAACCGTCGTATCGTCGTCCGGCCGGTGGACTGAGGTCAGTGGTCTCCGACGACACGACGGCGGACGCCGTGGCCGGCCCGGGTGGTACGCCGCCCGGGCCGTCGGCTGTACGGCCCGACGCGACTCCCGAACCGGTCTTCTCCGACGAGGACTCCCCGGACGGTACGCCGTATCCGCCCGGGACCCCGGCCGAGCCCGACTTCTCCGGCGAACCGGCGGAGGTGCCAGGCGTGGAGCCCGCCGGGGCCACCGTGGTGGCGCCGGCCTTCTCCGCCGAACCGCCGGCGATCGCGGAACCCGCCGGACCGGAGACGCCCGCGGGTGCGGTCGACCCGGTCTTCGCCGAGCCGGACGCCGTGACCGAGCCGTCCTTCGCCGGGCCGGAGGCGGTCGCCGAGGTGTCCACGATGGATGGTTCGTCCCCCTCCTCCGGTCCGGTCGACCCGGCCGCCGCGTCCCTGCCGCCCGAGTTGGCGGAAGCCGCCCGCGCGCTCTTCGGCGACCGGCTCGACCTCGCCGCCGCGTACGCCGAACTGCTTGCTACGGAGGGCGTGCTCCGGGGCCTGATCGGTCCCCGCGAGACGCCCCGGCTCTGGGACCGGCACCTGCTCAACTGCGCGGTGATGGCGGAGCGTATCCCGGAGGGTGCCAGCGTGATCGACGTGGGCTCCGGGGCCGGGCTGCCCGGCCTGGTGTTGGCGATCGCCCGACCCGATCTCACCGTGACGCTCGTCGAACCGCTCGCCCGACGGGTCTCCTTCCTGGTCGAGGCGGTGCAGCAGCTCGGGCTGACCCGTACCGTCCGGGTGTTCCGTGGGCGGGCCGATGAAG
The genomic region above belongs to Micromonospora sp. WMMD1128 and contains:
- the yidC gene encoding membrane protein insertase YidC, with amino-acid sequence MSLDWIYYAISWILLTWHSAWDAIGVPVGAVIGTNWAWILAIIFLVVTVRVILFPVFVKQIKSQRAMQALQPKVKELQEKHKGDRETLQKEMMELYRKEKANPLMGCLPMFLQIPVFLGLFHTLKRLNPENQGKTLYGWTVDQFNSASSAKLFTAPISGRFGSTAADLAPLGANTNTVKLIAGVLVLIMIATTYLTSRQMILKTGWAEDPQQRMVQRLMLYGIPVSLLVSGSIFPIGVIIYWVTNNLFTLGQQQWVLRKFPPLVPPKKNTTTGGKSPVQPAKTGGLLGRKTAQPAAKAPAAAPKVAGPKPGAKPVNPKKSGGRPAKRQG
- a CDS encoding R3H domain-containing nucleic acid-binding protein, translated to MTDTSIPSADQPVDEETVEATSTGTEEDVPEEDATETRQKKAPADSDLFRQSEIAADYVEGLLDILDYDGDIDELVSGGRPVVEVVGGRLQSLVGQRGATLEALQELTRLAVFRQTGTPSRLLLDVGGYRAARRKELAAVAKNAVEKVKEHGEAVRLEPMSAFERKCVHDVVNAMSGVESESEGVEPNRRIVVRPVD
- the rsmG gene encoding 16S rRNA (guanine(527)-N(7))-methyltransferase RsmG, with product MDGSSPSSGPVDPAAASLPPELAEAARALFGDRLDLAAAYAELLATEGVLRGLIGPRETPRLWDRHLLNCAVMAERIPEGASVIDVGSGAGLPGLVLAIARPDLTVTLVEPLARRVSFLVEAVQQLGLTRTVRVFRGRADEAAAGSRDREPLSADIVTARAVAALDRLAAWCLPLTVPGGRLVALKGASAAEEMTEHAEAVLRLGGGEPELHRCGVGVIEPAATVIEVVRERVVNPRKPKKPKRSRGGRNRGGRNRDR